In Elaeis guineensis isolate ETL-2024a chromosome 1, EG11, whole genome shotgun sequence, a genomic segment contains:
- the LOC105035638 gene encoding cell number regulator 5: MTGQGSYVPPPYIPLNQSEAGAESASEDDSHPSHHPVSQDPKQWSSGICACCDDMQSCCIGTVCPCFLFGKNAEFLGSGTLAGSCMTHFILYGLVNCFCCLFSGGILLGFPGTMVACYACGYRKALRTKYNLEEAPCGDLTTHIFCHLCAICQEYREIRERSDGSTTVLKFPTVTAPVAQTMEFDPQ; encoded by the exons ATGACAGGGCAAGGCAGCTATGTCCCACCTCCATATATTCCTTTAAATCAGTCAGAAGCTGGAGCGGAAAGCGCTTCTGAAGATGATAGTCACCCTTCTCATCATCCAGTCAGTCAGGACCCTAAACAGTGGTCTTCTGGAATCTGTGCTTGCTGTGATGATATGCAGAGCT GTTGTATAGGCACTGTTTGCCCATGCTTTCTCTTTGGAAAGAATGCAGAATTCTTGGGTTCTGGAACTCTCGCGGGGTCATGCATGACTCACTTTATATTGTATGGACTAGTGAATTGTTTCTGTTGTCTCTTTAGTGGAGGTATACTACTGGGATTTCCAGGAACCATGGTTGCATGTTACGCTTGTGGGTATCGCAAAGCATTACGGACAAAATATAACCTGGAG GAAGCTCCATGTGGTGATTTAACAACTCATATATTCTGCCACTTGTGTGCCATTTGTCAAGAATACAGGGAGATCCGGGAGAGATCAGATGGCTCCACTACTGTTCTTAAATTCCCTACTGTGACTGCTCCTGTGGCCCAGACTATGGAGTTCGATCCCCAGTAA